The following are encoded together in the Tripterygium wilfordii isolate XIE 37 chromosome 3, ASM1340144v1, whole genome shotgun sequence genome:
- the LOC119995482 gene encoding uncharacterized protein LOC119995482 — protein sequence MDAPQSLRCELRIVQARNLEFKSNGTLFVRYYLSSGNGQRIRLNSQELSTKSDHLVWNESFSLECIGTQESIDHLRQETVVFELRWRNTVPVLGRIGSSQVIARAEIPWKDVLESPKMAIENWVVMKSRKKSCVVEGLKPPALLVGMKVEVPTMVEMEKKSKRNNGIMKKLENNHHEYCGCKGACFDNDHYDVFALVAALDAL from the coding sequence ATGGATGCTCCTCAGTCTCTTCGTTGTGAACTAAGAATTGTTCAAGCAAGAAACCTTGAATTCAAGTCAAATGGCACCCTCTTTGTAAGGTACTATCTTTCATCTGGTAATGGCCAGAGAATTCGATTGAACAGTCAAGAACTCTCTACAAAATCTGATCACCTTGTTTGGAACGAATCCTTCTCATTGGAGTGCATAGGGACCCAAGAATCTATTGACCATCTGAGGCAAGAAACTGTTGTTTTTGAGCTGAGATGGAGGAACACAGTGCCAGTTCTTGGGAGAATTGGGTCTTCACAAGTCATAGCCAGAGCTGAAATTCCATGGAAAGATGTTTTGGAGTCACCAAAAATGGCGATTGAGAATTGGGTTGTGATGAAGTCTAGGAAGAAGAGCTGTGTTGTTGAAGGTCTAAAGCCTCCTGCTCTGTTAGTAGGAATGAAAGTTGAAGTTCCaacaatggtggagatggagaagaagagcaagagaaACAATGGGATCATGAAGAAATTAGAGAATAATCATCATGAGTACTGTGGATGCAAAGGTGCTTGCTTTGATAATGATCACTATGATGTCTTTGCTCTAGTGGCTGCTTTGGATGCACTCTAG